One genomic segment of Methanothermococcus okinawensis IH1 includes these proteins:
- a CDS encoding proton-conducting transporter transmembrane domain-containing protein, with amino-acid sequence MDELVVIIPALAGIVAYFIKGKFTRYIPFLAAIVQVIITAYICIEPSQTIMLKDYIFITPLGKIVLGITSLLFLMVSYYSIDYLKNSHYESENIYSSMLLFFVSAMSLAAISDHIILTWIAIEATTISSAPLIFLHKSRESIVATWKYLITCSVGISLALLGSFITLQSISQPEQLSGLLFSNIMAYTGTINPLWFLLGFVFILIGYGTKVGLAPMHIWLSDAHGEAPSPASALLSGALLNCAFLPIYKFNVLAGHFGLENITNHMLMALGLFSVFIAAAFMPAQKDYKRLLAYSSIENMGIIALGTGIGGIALLGSIFHMINHSLIKCALFLATGNMLIKYGTKDISKVTNFFKLLPKTAFAFTLGAIGIMGFPPLGLFLSELLIIFGAFANHYYLIGFLFITGLILVIAGFSKKIIQMCYNTSNPINQLNPVKESFGLYAPSLTLLIISLVITALMFSPYQDILLNFLLH; translated from the coding sequence ATGGATGAATTGGTTGTTATAATTCCAGCATTAGCCGGTATTGTAGCATATTTTATAAAGGGAAAATTCACGAGATATATTCCCTTTTTAGCGGCGATAGTGCAGGTTATTATTACCGCATATATCTGCATTGAACCAAGCCAAACCATTATGTTAAAGGACTATATATTTATTACACCTCTTGGAAAAATAGTGCTTGGTATAACTTCTTTGTTATTCTTAATGGTATCTTATTATTCCATAGATTATCTTAAAAACTCACATTATGAATCAGAAAATATTTACAGCTCCATGTTGTTATTCTTTGTATCAGCAATGAGTTTAGCGGCAATTTCAGACCATATAATACTTACCTGGATAGCCATTGAAGCCACCACAATTTCAAGTGCTCCATTGATATTCCTACATAAATCAAGAGAATCCATTGTAGCAACCTGGAAATATCTAATCACATGTTCTGTTGGGATTTCACTTGCATTGTTAGGTTCATTTATAACATTACAGTCAATTTCTCAGCCTGAACAGTTATCAGGTCTTTTATTCTCCAATATTATGGCATACACTGGAACAATAAATCCACTGTGGTTTTTGCTTGGATTTGTATTTATTCTCATAGGTTATGGTACAAAAGTTGGTCTTGCTCCAATGCATATATGGCTTTCAGATGCCCATGGTGAGGCTCCAAGTCCAGCATCTGCTTTATTATCCGGAGCTCTGTTAAACTGTGCATTCTTACCAATATATAAATTCAATGTTCTTGCAGGACATTTTGGATTGGAGAACATTACAAATCACATGCTTATGGCTCTTGGTTTATTCTCGGTATTTATAGCGGCTGCATTTATGCCTGCTCAAAAGGATTACAAAAGATTGCTTGCCTATTCAAGTATTGAAAACATGGGCATTATTGCATTGGGAACAGGAATTGGAGGAATTGCATTGTTAGGGTCAATATTTCACATGATAAACCATTCCCTTATAAAATGTGCCTTATTCTTAGCCACAGGAAATATGCTTATTAAATATGGAACAAAGGATATCTCAAAGGTGACAAATTTCTTTAAACTATTACCAAAAACTGCGTTTGCATTCACATTGGGAGCTATTGGTATTATGGGATTTCCACCGCTTGGATTATTCCTAAGTGAATTATTGATAATATTTGGGGCATTTGCCAATCATTATTATTTAATAGGATTCTTATTTATAACAGGCTTAATCTTAGTAATAGCAGGATTTTCCAAAAAAATCATTCAGATGTGTTATAATACTTCAAATCCAATTAATCAACTTAATCCAGTTAAAGAAAGTTTTGGTTTATATGCACCAAGTTTAACATTATTAATTATTTCATTAGTAATTACTGCACTTATGTTTAGTCCATATCAAGACATTTTATTAAATTTCCTATTGCATTGA